Proteins from one Flavobacterium branchiarum genomic window:
- a CDS encoding BspA family leucine-rich repeat surface protein translates to MGALIQNTVFGKSKYKPFISTWKTDNLSTGSSQINQIKLPLTAGGIYNFSVDWGDGTVSRITSWNQAEATHTFSNVGIYQVIITGKCDGFIFRGTGDKMKLMTIQRWGSFFFTINGSAFDGCVNLTLTNVEDIPELKMVRGLSFTFRDCISLTTINHLELWDTSNIRGMTGLFQGAKSFNQDIGGWNVVSVENMIRMFDEATNFDNGGSSSINNWNTSKVVLMEGMFNGCKIFNQDISNWNTSTVINMGTMFSDCLSFNQPIGGWDTSKVTDMRTMFNSAKSFNQPIDSWDVNNVNNMKAMFYNALNFDQNIGNWNVSNVINFKDFMKTKTPTTFSAVHLDALYNGWSTRILKANLEIDFGSSKYTSGSAASRAVLTSAPNNWVIKDGGQTT, encoded by the coding sequence ATGGGAGCGTTAATACAAAATACAGTTTTTGGAAAGAGCAAATACAAACCATTTATCTCTACTTGGAAAACGGACAATCTTTCAACTGGGTCAAGTCAAATAAACCAAATAAAACTACCACTCACCGCTGGTGGAATTTATAACTTTAGTGTTGATTGGGGAGATGGCACAGTATCTAGAATTACATCTTGGAATCAGGCAGAAGCTACCCACACTTTTTCAAACGTTGGAATTTATCAGGTCATTATTACTGGTAAATGTGATGGATTTATATTTAGAGGTACTGGTGACAAGATGAAATTAATGACTATTCAACGATGGGGGAGCTTTTTTTTTACTATTAATGGTAGTGCCTTTGACGGCTGTGTAAATCTTACACTTACTAATGTCGAAGATATACCAGAATTAAAGATGGTTAGAGGTTTATCATTTACATTTAGGGATTGTATATCGTTAACAACAATAAACCATCTAGAACTTTGGGATACTTCAAATATTAGGGGCATGACAGGTCTCTTTCAAGGCGCTAAAAGTTTTAATCAAGATATAGGTGGATGGAATGTTGTGTCTGTTGAAAATATGATAAGAATGTTTGATGAAGCAACTAATTTTGACAATGGGGGTAGCTCAAGTATAAATAACTGGAATACTTCAAAAGTGGTATTAATGGAAGGAATGTTCAATGGTTGCAAAATATTTAATCAAGATATCAGCAATTGGAATACTTCAACAGTTATTAACATGGGTACAATGTTTAGTGATTGCTTATCCTTCAATCAACCTATAGGAGGTTGGGACACTTCAAAAGTTACTGATATGAGAACTATGTTTAATTCTGCTAAAAGTTTTAATCAACCTATTGACTCATGGGATGTTAATAATGTTAACAATATGAAAGCTATGTTTTATAACGCTTTAAATTTCGACCAAAATATAGGTAATTGGAATGTATCAAATGTAATTAATTTCAAAGATTTTATGAAAACAAAAACTCCAACAACATTTTCAGCAGTACACTTAGACGCCTTATATAATGGTTGGAGCACAAGGATTTTGAAAGCAAATTTAGAAATAGATTTTGGAAGTTCTAAATATACATCTGGATCTGCAGCTTCACGAGCAGTACTTACGTCTGCCCCTAACAATTGGGTTATTAAAGATGGTGGACAAACTACATAA
- a CDS encoding phage baseplate protein: MNSINFSQVGGFPTTTNVLGRMQTAFNLFTAFGNIVGDKSIISGCVVSGSNTSNGVVFINNEPFEFIGGLTQPKVIIKEETETLLFQNNNSYPVIKTRYITFGSGVEAMDWADFKQGFPTKNIQGLIDRIQKLEARPLVGNIPIGLIALWGRPANEIPAGWQEITEMAGKMPVGFDEKDSDYDVVGKAGGSKTKTLSIPELPEHAHDGHLVQASSNWRGGGNNSGDDATSKYGKSSPVGGGKSFSIMNPYRVVHYIKYVG; encoded by the coding sequence ATGAATAGTATAAATTTTAGTCAAGTTGGCGGTTTTCCAACGACTACCAATGTTTTAGGAAGGATGCAAACTGCTTTTAACCTTTTTACTGCCTTTGGGAATATTGTAGGCGACAAATCTATTATTTCTGGTTGTGTTGTATCGGGCTCAAATACGAGTAATGGCGTTGTTTTTATAAACAATGAACCCTTTGAGTTTATTGGTGGACTAACACAGCCAAAAGTTATTATAAAAGAAGAGACAGAAACATTACTGTTTCAAAACAATAACTCCTATCCAGTTATAAAAACACGTTATATCACGTTTGGCTCTGGTGTTGAAGCGATGGATTGGGCTGACTTTAAACAAGGGTTTCCAACTAAAAACATTCAAGGATTAATTGATAGAATTCAAAAATTAGAAGCAAGACCATTGGTGGGTAATATACCAATTGGACTAATTGCGCTATGGGGCCGTCCTGCAAACGAAATCCCTGCTGGTTGGCAAGAAATTACAGAAATGGCGGGTAAAATGCCTGTTGGTTTTGATGAAAAAGATTCCGATTATGATGTCGTTGGTAAAGCGGGAGGATCTAAAACAAAAACCTTATCAATTCCAGAACTTCCAGAACACGCACATGATGGGCATCTAGTCCAAGCTTCAAGTAACTGGCGAGGAGGCGGTAATAACTCTGGAGATGATGCAACTTCGAAATATGGGAAATCGAGTCCAGTTGGTGGCGGTAAATCTTTCTCAATTATGAACCCCTACAGAGTAGTTCACTATATTAAATACGTTGGATAA
- a CDS encoding nucleotidyltransferase: MAKKITDISNEIYAKIAADSTLPNSISQSAIYRRFIFIISYAIWLLDSLFDTHKAEVTDIIEQQFPHRPSWYRTKAKAFQYGFDLIEDTDKYDNVGFTEEQIENSKIIKYSAVTQSAGQLLIKIATESDGVLSPISTPQKASFDAYMSEIADCGVKYIVVNHLPDILLLNLQIFRDSLVIDATGMSILNGNYPVQEAILEYMKELPFNGELVLFDLETKLKNIEGVRIPNIVNAESQIIDINTNTYLPPQPITVKTVPESGYFVVPNFDNVSYVV, translated from the coding sequence ATGGCAAAAAAAATAACAGATATTTCAAACGAAATTTACGCTAAAATAGCTGCTGATTCAACGCTCCCAAATTCGATAAGTCAATCAGCAATTTATAGACGATTTATATTTATAATTAGTTATGCAATTTGGCTTTTAGACTCTCTTTTCGACACTCATAAAGCAGAAGTTACTGATATTATAGAGCAACAATTTCCTCATAGACCATCTTGGTACAGAACCAAAGCAAAAGCATTTCAGTATGGTTTTGATTTAATTGAAGATACCGACAAGTATGATAATGTCGGATTTACGGAGGAACAAATTGAAAATTCTAAAATAATTAAATATTCAGCAGTGACACAATCAGCTGGACAACTGCTGATAAAAATTGCAACTGAAAGCGATGGCGTTTTATCTCCAATTTCTACTCCTCAAAAAGCATCCTTTGATGCCTACATGAGTGAAATTGCAGATTGTGGTGTAAAATATATTGTGGTAAATCATTTACCTGACATTTTGCTGTTGAACTTACAAATATTTCGTGATTCATTAGTTATCGATGCAACTGGTATGAGCATTTTAAACGGTAATTACCCAGTTCAGGAAGCTATATTGGAGTACATGAAGGAGCTTCCTTTTAATGGTGAGTTAGTGTTGTTTGATTTGGAAACAAAATTAAAAAATATTGAAGGGGTAAGAATTCCAAATATCGTAAATGCGGAATCTCAGATTATTGATATTAATACAAATACTTATTTGCCACCACAACCTATCACGGTAAAAACTGTACCGGAAAGCGGGTATTTTGTAGTGCCTAATTTTGACAATGTGAGCTATGTGGTATAA
- a CDS encoding DUF6046 domain-containing protein: protein MFSTNTVVDLVKLYKTYFANSPYFITDKDSLQPTTEETGYSITTENTRPKGSIDYSSKNIPFNKIGAYGQAIWFPVTLKTTTIDNNGNAVFVEIEIEACTVGVNLIKEIVRTPVSERKGKVKECFAIDDYKFTIKGFLIGKNKMVPEDQITTLKQVFESTYPVELNGGYPEIFLDNSCRVVIGSLDFPEVQGKAVWIRPFSMTLETDYIQDLIIP from the coding sequence ATGTTTAGTACAAATACAGTAGTTGATTTAGTAAAATTATATAAAACCTATTTTGCAAACTCACCTTATTTTATTACTGATAAGGATTCGTTACAACCTACAACAGAAGAAACGGGATATTCCATAACAACTGAAAATACACGTCCAAAAGGTAGTATTGATTATTCAAGTAAAAATATTCCTTTCAATAAAATTGGTGCTTACGGACAGGCGATTTGGTTTCCTGTAACTCTTAAAACAACAACAATTGATAATAATGGTAATGCTGTTTTTGTAGAGATTGAAATCGAAGCCTGTACCGTTGGCGTTAATTTAATAAAGGAAATAGTTAGAACCCCTGTAAGTGAGCGTAAAGGAAAAGTAAAAGAGTGTTTTGCTATTGATGATTATAAATTTACAATAAAAGGTTTTTTGATTGGAAAAAACAAAATGGTCCCTGAAGATCAAATAACTACTTTAAAACAAGTTTTTGAAAGTACTTATCCTGTTGAGCTAAATGGCGGTTATCCTGAGATTTTTTTAGATAATAGCTGTAGGGTAGTTATTGGCAGTTTGGATTTTCCAGAAGTACAAGGAAAAGCAGTCTGGATACGTCCCTTTTCGATGACCCTTGAAACGGATTATATACAAGATTTAATTATACCATAA
- a CDS encoding tape measure protein, which yields MNNTIDFVLRMRDMASSNLTRLGSTSQSVFNRMSQSANQMTGRNRILGMSFAELQNKIRQVEDTISRSTIPSQIAMARRELASLQRQSVSHSGNTSFSSGSSSKGLGVGGVAIGSMIGNLASSGVSMLLNVVTAGVGTMIEKSFEKERAITGLTTFLGKQGAQDAYKNIREDANATPFDTASLLEVNRSLISAGLNAKAARTDTMNLANAVSAVGGGNDILSRMAANMQQIKTVGKATAMDIRQFGIAGINIYTMLAQSTGKSIDQVKEMEVTYEDLAKTLAMANSKGGIYEGAMAAQSQTKSGKWDTVKDNFTTAASDLGDAFSPVINKFLDMGIKFANGIGPMIERAQPYIDAFANGVGKAVDYVTQIVSGTGKWSEWVAIAKNNFNVMYPIIQNIALKLWDFVSRIVEFVRKSEILKDVFRFIGWYMKNIGDAIGVVLDGILWVWNNLVEPILNKIEAFYKWIKGNNTINVKGTKTLITPKAPKDESPDDSPLGAGGSLMASNNASGKSAGETVSGSGPKVVNIHVGKFFENLQFTTMNANESVDEMERIVMECLARIVYNGSKMV from the coding sequence ATGAATAACACGATTGATTTTGTTTTAAGAATGCGTGACATGGCAAGCTCGAACCTAACCCGATTAGGTTCGACTTCTCAGTCCGTGTTTAACAGGATGAGTCAATCGGCTAATCAAATGACTGGTCGCAACCGTATTTTAGGAATGAGCTTTGCCGAGCTACAGAATAAAATTAGACAAGTTGAAGACACAATTAGCAGAAGTACTATTCCTAGTCAAATTGCAATGGCTCGACGTGAGCTAGCCTCTTTACAAAGGCAATCGGTTAGTCATTCGGGCAATACAAGTTTTTCCTCTGGTAGCAGTTCTAAAGGTTTAGGTGTTGGAGGCGTTGCAATTGGTTCTATGATTGGCAATTTAGCTTCCTCTGGTGTTTCAATGTTGCTAAACGTGGTAACTGCTGGTGTTGGCACAATGATTGAAAAAAGCTTTGAAAAAGAGCGAGCAATTACTGGATTGACTACTTTTTTAGGCAAGCAGGGCGCGCAAGATGCATATAAAAATATTAGAGAGGATGCAAATGCAACGCCTTTTGATACTGCCTCGCTTTTAGAGGTAAATCGTTCTTTGATTTCAGCGGGACTGAATGCTAAGGCAGCTAGAACTGATACTATGAATTTAGCTAACGCCGTTTCGGCTGTTGGTGGCGGAAATGATATTTTATCAAGGATGGCCGCTAATATGCAACAAATTAAGACGGTCGGGAAAGCTACAGCAATGGACATCCGACAATTTGGAATAGCCGGAATTAATATTTATACCATGTTGGCACAATCAACAGGCAAAAGTATTGACCAGGTCAAGGAAATGGAAGTCACTTATGAAGACCTTGCAAAAACTCTGGCGATGGCAAATTCTAAAGGAGGTATCTATGAGGGAGCTATGGCGGCACAATCGCAAACAAAATCTGGAAAATGGGACACTGTTAAGGATAACTTTACGACTGCAGCATCTGATTTAGGTGATGCGTTTTCACCAGTTATCAATAAGTTTCTCGATATGGGAATTAAGTTCGCTAACGGTATTGGTCCTATGATTGAGCGTGCACAACCTTATATCGATGCATTTGCCAACGGTGTAGGTAAAGCGGTCGACTATGTTACTCAAATTGTTAGCGGTACAGGCAAGTGGAGTGAATGGGTTGCAATAGCTAAAAACAATTTTAACGTCATGTACCCAATAATCCAAAACATAGCTCTTAAGCTTTGGGATTTTGTAAGTCGAATAGTGGAGTTTGTGCGTAAAAGTGAAATTCTAAAGGACGTTTTTAGGTTTATTGGCTGGTACATGAAAAATATTGGTGATGCTATAGGTGTTGTTTTAGATGGCATTCTTTGGGTTTGGAACAACCTTGTAGAACCTATTTTAAATAAAATAGAAGCTTTTTACAAGTGGATAAAAGGCAATAATACAATTAATGTAAAAGGTACAAAAACCTTAATTACTCCTAAGGCACCAAAAGATGAAAGTCCAGACGATTCGCCATTAGGTGCCGGAGGTTCATTAATGGCTTCAAATAACGCATCTGGAAAATCAGCGGGTGAAACCGTTTCCGGTTCGGGTCCAAAAGTGGTAAATATCCATGTAGGGAAGTTTTTTGAAAACCTGCAATTTACTACCATGAACGCCAACGAATCAGTTGATGAAATGGAAAGAATTGTAATGGAATGTTTAGCGAGAATAGTATATAACGGTTCAAAAATGGTTTAA
- a CDS encoding DUF2586 family protein, whose protein sequence is MELGTGTPKVTVAVASGNLQRQLQIMDGVAGLMGTAQTKIGVIETVFGYDDAIAKGYTVAAEPFLNKAIEVFYQELGGNKALTILGVEDTMTLTQMVTSTNANGLKKLLNSVQGKITIVGLIRKPSEAYAMSENLFLDKDVEDALLASKTLGQYQQSINKPVRMLIEGRVADLEADLFEPNTVGNGFAGVVLGSNLKDGSGASGVALALARSVKYQSHIKIGNGQNGPLTISDAFIGDRAIEDYYPEELDIFANAGYIIMHRRDGSAGYYFARDNMATNDDFRILVHGRIIDKAQRIATAAATPMLETSVRVNADGTINGTDAKDLEETISQQLRSQLAGQVSDIDVNVPTDVDIINTSTGAIEVKVLPLGYLTWIKVKIGLTANL, encoded by the coding sequence ATGGAACTAGGAACCGGAACGCCAAAGGTTACTGTAGCAGTAGCCTCGGGCAACCTCCAACGTCAGTTGCAAATTATGGATGGTGTTGCAGGACTTATGGGAACGGCCCAAACTAAAATAGGTGTAATTGAAACTGTTTTTGGTTATGATGATGCAATAGCAAAGGGTTACACCGTTGCAGCGGAACCATTTTTAAACAAGGCTATTGAGGTGTTCTATCAGGAGTTGGGAGGTAATAAGGCTTTAACTATTCTTGGAGTTGAAGACACAATGACTCTTACGCAAATGGTTACTTCGACTAATGCAAACGGTCTTAAAAAGTTACTTAATTCAGTACAAGGTAAAATCACCATTGTCGGGTTAATTCGCAAGCCAAGCGAGGCTTACGCAATGTCAGAAAATCTCTTTTTGGATAAAGATGTAGAGGACGCATTGTTAGCATCTAAAACATTAGGACAATATCAGCAATCAATCAATAAGCCTGTTAGAATGCTTATTGAGGGTAGAGTTGCCGATTTAGAAGCTGATTTGTTCGAACCTAATACGGTTGGGAATGGTTTTGCGGGTGTTGTACTTGGTAGCAATTTGAAAGATGGTTCTGGCGCCAGTGGTGTTGCTTTGGCTTTGGCCAGATCAGTTAAATACCAATCTCATATAAAAATTGGCAATGGGCAAAATGGTCCTTTGACTATTTCTGATGCATTTATCGGTGACAGAGCTATCGAAGATTATTACCCGGAGGAACTAGATATTTTTGCCAATGCAGGTTACATCATAATGCATCGACGTGACGGATCAGCAGGATATTATTTTGCAAGAGATAATATGGCGACTAATGACGATTTCAGAATCTTAGTGCACGGCAGAATAATTGATAAAGCTCAAAGAATTGCTACAGCAGCCGCAACTCCAATGTTAGAAACTTCTGTTCGTGTGAATGCTGATGGAACCATCAATGGGACCGATGCGAAAGATTTAGAAGAAACAATCTCTCAACAATTGAGATCACAATTAGCGGGTCAGGTAAGTGATATTGATGTTAATGTACCAACTGATGTAGATATAATTAATACTAGCACTGGAGCGATTGAAGTCAAAGTTTTGCCTCTTGGCTATTTGACCTGGATTAAAGTAAAAATAGGTTTAACTGCTAATTTATAG
- a CDS encoding CHAP domain-containing protein yields MSTLGQKTLAVSITQLGVEEIPKNSNAGPAVEKYLKSVGLGKGYAWCMAFVYWCTKEASIQLGITNPLAKTAGVLAMLNFKKELVVKEPQPGDIFIMDFGKGQGHTGLVEKVEKNIIHTIEGNTNDDGSREGYKVCRRKRNKSTIKAYLRV; encoded by the coding sequence GTGAGCACATTAGGACAAAAAACATTAGCTGTATCGATTACACAGTTAGGAGTTGAAGAAATTCCAAAAAACAGTAACGCAGGTCCAGCAGTAGAAAAATATTTAAAGTCTGTAGGACTTGGCAAAGGCTATGCTTGGTGTATGGCATTTGTTTATTGGTGCACCAAAGAAGCATCAATACAATTAGGTATCACAAATCCTCTTGCAAAAACTGCAGGAGTTTTGGCAATGCTAAACTTTAAAAAAGAATTAGTAGTTAAGGAACCACAGCCCGGAGACATTTTTATCATGGACTTTGGCAAAGGTCAAGGACATACTGGATTAGTTGAAAAGGTAGAAAAAAACATTATCCACACCATTGAAGGTAATACTAACGATGATGGTAGCCGGGAAGGTTACAAAGTGTGTCGAAGAAAACGAAACAAATCCACAATTAAAGCATATTTAAGAGTATGA
- a CDS encoding terminase gpP N-terminus-related DNA-binding protein yields the protein MGISKAQEREYARILYVNERITFKEIAERTGVTEKTIGKWAELDNWAKLRKSLLTTKEAQLVHWYNQLEALNELIAKRDVPIPESKEADIMSKITANIQRLETEIGLGEYVEVSRKLLTFIQSVDLGDAKKFKNYIDEFINSKLKNG from the coding sequence ATGGGAATTTCCAAAGCACAAGAGCGGGAGTATGCTCGAATATTATATGTAAATGAGCGAATCACTTTTAAAGAGATTGCTGAACGTACAGGCGTAACCGAAAAGACAATAGGAAAGTGGGCAGAATTAGACAATTGGGCGAAGCTTCGAAAAAGCCTATTGACAACTAAGGAGGCGCAACTTGTGCATTGGTATAATCAATTGGAGGCATTAAACGAATTGATTGCAAAACGTGATGTTCCGATTCCGGAATCTAAGGAAGCGGACATAATGAGTAAAATAACCGCAAACATCCAACGCCTGGAAACCGAAATAGGTTTAGGTGAATATGTGGAGGTTTCAAGAAAATTATTAACGTTCATTCAATCTGTTGATTTAGGTGATGCAAAAAAATTCAAGAATTACATCGATGAGTTTATCAACTCAAAATTAAAAAATGGCTAA
- a CDS encoding phage portal protein family protein, which translates to MENKEKEAYIIHDLTLVSPDRSSKDIGKLKESVVTAESVYYPNRVMLYDLYHDILSMDGFLRGIIQKRIDAVLNKKLKFIKKDGKQDDDLTALIKSEKGRELTTLIMESKIWGISGVEFIIGEELTFKEVERKHIKPEKGLITKSQYGLSEQDGYAYEDMPFVWVVGKPKDLGLLLACSIYGIYKRGTFGDYAQYVEIFGQPVRIMKYDAYDTKTKQELKTLLTDSGSSLAMMIPKQAEFEMLDGKTSNGDGKLQLGLKDACNEEMAIAILGNTETTSSSKSSGYAQSKEHGEQQDELTISDLIFVENLLNSKKFKQILKSYGYNVDGQFEFELDLDLTKLKMRMEIDVVVSSKVPVGDDYWYETYKIPKPDNYDELKAKMELANQEPAPEPNDNNSKKPSRQQPPKSQLTETRKQNLMDLLFKGLADFFDQARH; encoded by the coding sequence ATGGAAAATAAAGAAAAAGAGGCTTATATCATTCACGACTTAACACTCGTGTCTCCTGACCGTAGCAGTAAAGACATCGGAAAACTAAAAGAAAGCGTCGTTACTGCTGAAAGTGTTTATTATCCTAATCGTGTCATGCTATATGACTTGTATCACGACATCCTTTCAATGGATGGTTTTTTGCGTGGTATTATTCAAAAAAGGATAGATGCTGTACTTAATAAAAAATTAAAATTCATTAAAAAAGACGGCAAACAGGATGATGACTTAACTGCCTTAATTAAGAGTGAAAAAGGACGTGAATTGACTACTTTAATAATGGAATCTAAAATTTGGGGAATTTCAGGTGTTGAGTTTATTATAGGTGAAGAACTGACCTTTAAAGAAGTTGAAAGAAAGCACATTAAACCCGAGAAAGGATTAATTACCAAATCGCAATACGGACTTTCAGAACAAGACGGTTATGCTTACGAAGACATGCCTTTTGTTTGGGTTGTAGGTAAACCAAAAGATTTAGGATTGCTTTTAGCGTGTTCTATTTATGGAATATATAAACGTGGAACCTTTGGAGATTATGCACAATACGTTGAGATTTTCGGGCAACCTGTTCGAATCATGAAGTATGATGCGTATGATACAAAAACCAAACAAGAGCTTAAAACTCTACTAACCGATAGCGGTTCATCGCTTGCGATGATGATACCAAAACAAGCCGAATTTGAAATGCTTGACGGCAAAACCTCAAATGGTGACGGTAAGCTTCAACTTGGTTTAAAAGATGCATGTAACGAAGAAATGGCAATCGCCATTTTGGGAAATACAGAAACAACTTCATCCAGTAAGTCGAGCGGTTATGCACAATCAAAAGAGCACGGAGAACAACAGGACGAATTGACTATTTCAGATTTGATTTTTGTTGAAAATCTATTAAACAGCAAAAAGTTTAAACAGATTTTAAAATCATATGGCTATAACGTCGATGGTCAATTTGAGTTTGAACTTGATCTTGATTTGACCAAGTTAAAAATGCGAATGGAAATTGATGTGGTTGTGAGTTCAAAAGTTCCTGTAGGTGATGATTATTGGTATGAAACATATAAAATTCCAAAGCCTGATAACTACGATGAGTTAAAAGCAAAAATGGAACTGGCAAACCAGGAACCGGCACCGGAACCAAACGATAATAATTCTAAAAAACCATCGCGTCAACAACCCCCAAAATCGCAACTAACCGAAACCAGAAAGCAAAACCTAATGGATTTACTTTTTAAAGGTTTAGCGGATTTTTTCGACCAAGCCCGACATTAG